A single genomic interval of Mobula hypostoma chromosome 7, sMobHyp1.1, whole genome shotgun sequence harbors:
- the LOC134349355 gene encoding uncharacterized protein KIAA0232-like yields MMHGILGFEKTKSMQDNSLQAPAHSSSVSSDSSEAENYLYENPEEIKTSKVPQTQCKRWVTDRKQTHKESHVRSNLCSVDKPSLRKNTSKVTGLNKQRHNKRWKKSSKVGGRKSTDLNIAPEPKFKDHGQEFKEEPQWYTEPLSDNVTCNNLKSKLETAYKSSLPSFDAELLEKLPASIRDLCIDDSCPQDHLWTGAFVDGHFVDLPTLLDKTELSEILDCSKSNSDSLVNLEKSVDLFCEEGANQSLVDSCGFDFKKENEILNIGRKNEDQVQFQGEHNVILDGLPLNIWEDGSTVGGLERSSPLAISSTNQLGSDHVKLWLSSTTSSSLINKTGIEPFCKDTILLSDKDDGWPDRSDASETQPYFSVITDQNDALFSCESNRQSENPSSLESQTSVLNATKDKDSIQNETTFSNIFKEDCGSWSVLCKSNNKMSPFTLRNIDSVTFPIELNVNMTTGIPTACSEDDLLSLLPGSEYLQLDDSFLIELPVMTSKEKMDITKYNNQADKIETGKWNPIFGICHESLSEKKDNLNARIIEEIWKATPEEDKAAPSQDGINTDKCRICSLGKDTPMKHVNITKLKCPLQTSESNFWEDELGNTQILDSTKVDITMHCCEWKTGSDHTDTSVTENIQHSMSNTKQSEFPSSENTFLKPTVTPSTLQPSSFTADLKSMINCDFQQNGNEESIEQNIINDISIVLPEDLWGNLNDYLNDFTEPSENSFLPFELNCSVPQMLSLTSTLEIDNGKMNQQPSTISQVSSDLIITNNEKLQSPVHQDHISIATQTLYPTSEQLFTKEVVLTRLQDNPVQNSECNVSQHQCGSEVISHSISVLNKQKSKRSRISKQDTQSHQMECEVKFNKETDQDKSSLISVDADGDELKIFQGRLQERHPEHGDSKMPQQIANLNVCASNSTMKVEDDLQHLENKDDHEVCQESCSFLCSNLEVSLPESERHNEYLGENCCPLLEDHLSAKNTDCCRNSSITAASLVAESSLHEEHKELLTRCNETDVNPEDPKTDQKFFRSVKDCKT; encoded by the exons ATGATGCATGGTATCCTGGGTTTTGagaaaacaaaatcaatgcaaGATAATTCTCTTCAAGCACCAGCTCATTCAAGTTCTGTTTCTTCTGACTCCAGTGAAGCTGAAAACTACTTGTATGAAAATCCTGAGGAAATTAAAACTTCCAAAGTTCCACAAACCCAATGCAAGAGATGGGTGACAGATAGAAAACAAACACATAAAGAAAGTCATGTTAGATCAAACCTGTGCTCTGTTGATAAACCCTCATTAAGAAAGAATACAAGCAAAGTCACCGGGTTGAACAAACAACGACATAATAAAAGATGGAAAAAGTCTTCAAAAGTTGGAGGTAGAAAAAGTACAGATTTGAACATAGCACCTGAGCCAAAGTTTAAGGATCATGGGCAGGAGTTCAAAGAAGAACCACAGTGGTATACAGAGCCACTGTCAGACAATGTAACCTgtaataatttaaaaagtaaattagAAACTGCTTATAAGAGTAGTTTACCTTCATTTGATGCTGAGCTGTTAGAAAAGTTGCCAGCATCCATTCGGGATCTGTGTATTGATGACAGTTGTCCTCAAGATCATCTCTGGACAGGTGCATTTGTTGATGGTCACTTTGTAGATTTACCAACATTACTTGATAAAACCGAGCTCAGTGAGATTTTAGATTGTTCTAAATCAAACTCTGATTCCTTAGTTAATCTTGAAAAGTCAGTGGATCTCTTCTGTGAAGAAGGTGCTAATCAATCCTTGGTGGATTCTTGTGGCTTTGATttcaaaaaagaaaatgaaatccttaacattggaaggaaaaatgaagatCAAGTGCAGTTTCAAGGAGAACATAATGTAATATTAGATGGATTACCTTTGAATATCTGGGAGgatggctcaacagtgggtggACTAGAAAGAAGTTCTCCATTGGCTATATCCAGTACAAACCAGCTTGGTTCTGATCATGTAAAATTGTGGTTATCATCCACTACCAGTTCATCTTTAATTAATAAGACAGGAATTGAACCATTTTGCAAAGACACTATTCTCTTGTCAGACAAGGACGATGGCTGGCCTGATCGCTCGGATGCCAGTGAAACACAACCATATTTTTCAGTTATAACAGATCAGAATGATGCTCTATTTTCTTGTGAAAGTAATCGGCAAAGTGAGAATCCTTCATCACTAGAATCTCAAACTTCAGTGTTAAATGCCACTAAAGATAAGGATTCAATTCAAAATGAAACTACTTTTTCAAATATATTCAAAGAAGACTGTGGTTCTTGGTCAGTTTTGTGTAAATCTAATAATAAAATGTCCCCTTTCACTTTAAGAAATATTGATTCAGTAACATTTCCTATTGAATTAAATGTAAACATGACAACTGGCATCCCAACTGCTTGCTCAGAGGATGACCTACTTAGTTTGCTACCTGGCAGTGAGTATCTACAGTTAGATGACAGCTTTTTAATTGAACTTCCAGTCATGACTTCAAAAGAAAAAATGGACATCACAAAATATAATAATCAAGCAGACAAGATTGAAACAGGAAAATGGAATCCAATTTTTGGAATTTGTCATGAGAGCCTTTCTGAAAAGAAGGACAACTTAAATGCCAGAATAATTGAAGAGATATGGAAAGCTACACCAGAGGAAGATAAAGCAGCACCTTCCCAGGATGGGATAAATACTGACAAATGCCGCATTTGTTCCTTAGGAAAAGACACACCTATGAAACATGTGAATATTACGAAACTTAAATGCCCTCTCCAAACATCAGAAAGTAATTTTTGGGAGGATGAACTAGGAAACACCCAAATTTTGGATTCTACAAAAGTTGACATCACGATGCACTGTTGTGAGTGGAAAACTGGTTCTGATCATACTGATACTTCAGTTACAGAGAACATTCAACATTCAATGAGTAACACAAAACAAAGTGAATTTCCATCTTCTGAGAATACCTTTCTGAAACCTACAGTAACTCCTAGTACATTGCAGCCCAGTAGCTTTACTGCAGATTTAAAGTCCATGATAAACTGTGATTTTCAACAAAATGGTAATGAAGAATCTATAGAACAAAACATAATTAATGACATTTCTATAGTCTTACCTGAAGATCTGTGGGGAAATTTAAATGATTATCTAAATGACTTCACAGAGCCAAGTGAAAATTCCTTCCTCCCCTTTGAGCTCAATTGTTCTGTTCCACAAATGCTTAGTCTGACCAGTACATTAGAAATTGACAATGGCAAGATGAATCAACAACCCAGCACTATATCCCAAGTCAGTTCAGATTTAATAATAACCAACAATGAAAAATTACAGAGTCCAGTACATCAAGACCACATCAGCATAGCTACACAGACCCTTTATCCCACCTCAGAACAATTATTTACAAAAGAAGTGGTTCTTACACGATTGCAGGACAATCCTGTTCAAAACTCAGAATGTAATGTTTCCCAACATCAATGTGGTTCTGAAGTAATATCTCATTCTATTTCTGTGTTAAATAAACAGAAATCTAAACGTAGCAGAATTTCTAAACAAGACACGCAGAGTCATCAAATGGAGTGTGAAGTGAAGTTCAATAAAGAGACTGATCAGGATAAAAGCAGTTTAATATCAGTGGATGCTGATGGAGATGAACTGAAAATTTTCCAGGGAAGGTTACAGGAAAGGCATCCAGAACATGGGGATTCTAAGATGCCTCAGCAAATAGCAAATCTTAATGTTTGTGCTTCCAACTCAACAATGAAAGTAGAAGATGATCTACAGCATTTAGAAAATAAAGATGACCATGAAGTGTGTCAGGAAAGTTGTTCATTTTTGTGCAGTAATTTAGAG GTTTCTCTACCTGAATCAGAAAGACACAATGAATATCTCGGAGAAAACTGTTGCCCACTTCTTGAAGACCACCTTTCTGCAAAAAATACTG ATTGCTGCAGAAATTCCAGTATTACTGCAGCTTCACTGGTTGCTGAGTCCTCGCTACATGAAGAACACAAAGAATTG CTTACAAGATGTAATGAAACAGATGTTAACCCAGAGGATCCGAAAACAGATCAAAAGTTCTTCAGAAGTGTGAAAGACTGTAAAACATAG